From Thermoleophilaceae bacterium:
GAGCTTCTCGCACCGTCTGGTGGAGGAGGACGTGTTCTCCCAGGAGGACATCGACAAGCTCGACCAGGAGGCGATTGCGACGGTGGATGAGTCCGTGCAGTTCGCGGACAACAGCCCGTTCCCCGACCTCGACTCGCTCTACGACGACCTGTACGTGCTCGGCGAGCAGGTGCGCGGCTGGTGGTCCGTGGACGAGCGCTCGCCCGAGCCGCATCGCGGCGAGCGAGAGCGCGAGGCCGGACGAGTGCCGCACGAGCTGGCCGAGGCGGGTGCCGCGTACGCGGGCGTCGGCGAGGCGCAGGAGCGCAAGCGCCGCCAGCGCCAGACCGACGGCAGCCAGGCCGAGACCTCCGGCCAGATGCGCGACGAAGAAGGCGGCGGCGACTAGTGCCTGTAATGCGCTACCGCGAGGCGCTCAACCAGGCGCTTCGCGAGGAGATGGAGGCGGACGAGCGCGTCTTCATCATGGGCGAGGACATCGGCGTCTTCCAGGGCGCCTTCAAGGTCACGCAGGGGCTGCTCGAACAGTTCGGCGAAAAGCGCGTGCGCGACACGCCGATCTCCGAGAACACGATCGTGGGCGTGGGCGTGGGCAGCGCGATGGCGGGGCTGCGCCCGATCGTGGAGCTCATGACGATCAACTTCTCGCTGCTCGCCCTCGACCAGATCATCAATCACGCGGCCGCGATCCACTACATGTTCGGCGGCCAGGCGAAGGTGCCGCTGGTTGTGCGGATGCCGCAGGGCGCCGGCCACCAGCTCGGGCCCACACACTCGCACTCGCTCGAGGCGATGTACCTGCACGTGCCCGGGCTGCTCGTTGCCGTGCCGTCCACGGCCGCGGACGCCAAGGGGCTGTTGAAGGCAGCCATCCGCGACGACAACCCCGTGATCTTCATCGAGCACGAGTACCTCTACGGCCAGCGCGGCGAGGTGCCGGAGAACGGCGGCCCGATGCGCTTCGGCGAGGCGGCAGTGCGGCGCAAGGGCAGCGACGTGACCGTGGTGGGCATCTCGCGCATGGCGGTAACCGCCGAGCGCGCCGCGGAGCAGCTCTCGCACGAGCACGAGCTCGAGGCGGAGGTGATCGATCCCCGCACGCTGCGCCCGCTCGACCTCGACACCATCCTCGAGTCCGTGAAGAAGACCAACCGCGCCGTGATCGTCGAGGAGGGCTGGCCGCATGGCGGCGTGGGCGCCAACCTCGCGGCCTTGATTCAGGAGCAGGCCTTCGACTACCTTGACGCGCCTGTGGCCAGGGTGACCGGCGCGGATGTTCCAATGCCGTATTCGAAACCGCTCGAGCAGGCAGCGTTCCCGCACGAGGAACACGTGATCCAAGCCTGCCTCTCCCTATTCAAGGATCTCTAGGAACCGCCAATGGCAAGCGACGTGATGATGCCCCGCCTCTCCGACTCGATGGAGGAGGGCACCGTGCTCAAGTGGCTCGTGGAAGTTGGAGGCGAGGTGAAGCGCGGCGAGCCGCTCGTGGAGATCGAGACGGACAAGGCGAACATGACCTATGAGGCGGATACCGATGGGGTTCTCATAGAGGTGCTTGCGGATGAGGGGCAGACGCTTCCAATCGGCGAGGTCATTGCTCGCATTGGGGCGCCTGGGGAGGAGGCCGGAGGCGGGAGGTCGGAGGAGAAGGAGCCTGCCTCCGAGGAGCCTGAGCCTGAGCCTGAGGCGGAGACTGAAGCTGGGGAAGAGGAGCCAGAGGAGGAGCCTGAACCGGAGCGTGAGCGTGAGCCCGCGCCTGCTGCTTCTTCGGACGGTGGCGGCGGCAATGGGCGTGTGAAGGCTTCGCCTGTTGCTCGGCGAATGGCGCGCGAGATGGGGCTCGAGTTGTCCGGAATCTCGGGCACGGGACCGGGCGGCCGGATCGTCAAGGCCGACATCGAGGCGGCCGCCAAGGGCGGCGGCACGGCGGTGGAGGAGCGCGAGGCCCCCGCGCGCGAGGAGCAGCCGGAGCGCGCGCCCGCGCCGCAGCCGTCAGCGGATGGCGCCAAGGGCGAGGTCCGAACTCAGGAGCTGACCCGTCTCCAGAGGACGGTCAGCAGGCGCATGGCCGAGTCCAAGGCCACCGCGCCCGAGTTCCACCTCAATATGGAGATCGACATGTCGGGCTGCGTCGAGCTGCGCGAGCGGCTCAAGGAGGTGGCGGAGCCCGCGCCGTCGTTCAACGACATGGTGGTGAAGGCCTGTGCCAGTGCGCTGCGCGAGTTCCCGCGCGTGAACGGCGCCTATCGCGACGGCCAGTGGGAGCTGTACTCGCGCGTGAACGTCGGCGTGGCGGTGGCCGCCCAGGACACGCTGATCGTGCCCACCATCTTCGACGCGGACCAGAAGTCGCTCGGCATGATCGCGCGTGACGCGCGGGCGCTGATCGGCAAGGTGCGCGAGGGCAACATCACTCCGCCGGAGCTGTCGGGCGGCACGTTCACCGTGTCGAATCTCGGCATGTACGGGATCGAGAGCTTCTCGGCCGTGATCAACCCGCCACAGGCGGCGATCCTCGCCGTGGGCGCGCTGAAGAAGAAGCCCGTGGTGGACGAGTCCGGCCGGATCGTGGCGCGCGACATGATGGCCGTCACGCTCGTCTGCGACCACCGCATCCTCTACGGAGCGGACGGCGCCGAGTTCCTGGCGCGCGTGCGCGAGCTGCTCGAGCAGCCCCTGTCGCTGGCGCTCTAGGCGCCGGAGCCCGAGCAGGTGGGGTTGACGCCGACTTAGTGCGTTTCCGCGCCTGCGGCCTCGGGAATCCCCGCATCAGTAAAGGGGAGGAGAGGTCCCATGTACAAGCAGGTGCTCGATCCAGTCGCGAACTCGCTCGGCTGGTCCTCGCTGTTCGCCGCGCTGCCGCTGATCACGCTCTTCGTGCTGCTGGGGGTGGTGCGCATGAAGGCGCAATGGGCGGCGCTGATATCGCTCGGGGTGTCGATCATCGTGGCGCTCGCCGTCTACTCGATGCCGTTCGGGCAGACCTTCGACTCGGCCGCCGAGGGCGCCGTGTTCGGCTTCTATCCGATTCTCTGGATCGTGATCAACGCGATCTGGGTCTACAACATGACCCGGGAGACCGGGCACTTCGCGATCCTGCGCGAGTCCTTCAGCGCCGTGAGCTCGGACCAGCGCGTGCAGGCGGTGATCATCGCCTTCTCGTTCGGTGCGCTGATGGAGGCGCTCGCCGGCTTCGGGACTCCGGTGGCGATCTGCTCGGTGATGCTCATCGCGCTCGGGTTCAAGCCGGTGAAGGCCGCGAGCGTCGCGCTCGTGGCGAACACCGCTCCGGTGGCTTTCGGCGCCATCGCCGTTCCGATCACCACGCTCGCCACGGTCACCGGCTTCTCCACGCATCAGCTCGGCTCGATGGTGGGCCGCCAGACGCCGTTTCTCGCGGTGATCGTGCCGTTCATCCTGATCGGGATGGTCGATGGGCGGCGCGGGCTGCGGCAGGCGTGGCCGGCCGCGCTCGTGGGCGGCACGGTGTTCGCGGCCCTCCAGTTCGCCACCTCGAACTACATCTCCGTGCAGCTCACGGACATCGTGGCGTCGCTCGGCTCGGCCGCCGCGGTGGTCGCGCTGATGCAGATCTGGCATCCCGCGGAGCCCGTCCCAGGGCGCTTCAGCGGCCCGCGCCCGGCAATCGCCGGAGCATCGGTGCACTCGCCGGCGCTCGAGCAGGACGTGGCGCGCAGGCAGGCGCAGGGCACTCCGCCCGGCGAGGTCGTGCGCGCGTACGCGCCGTACGTGATCATCATCGCCGTCTTCGCCATCGCGCAGATCGGCCCGGTGAAGAGCGCGCTCGGCAGCGTGACCAAGGAGTTCTCGTGGCCCGGCCTGCACATCCTGAACAGCAAGGGTGAGGCACCGAAGTCCGAGACGTTCAAGTTCGACTGGCTCCAGTCGGCCGGCACGCTGATGCTGATCTCCGGCCTGCTCGCGATGCCGATCCTCAGGATCGGCCCGGCACGTGCGCTGCGGGTGTACGGCGCCACGCTCAACCAGCTCAAGTGGGCGATCGTGACCGTGATGAGCGTGCTCTCGCTCGCCTACGTGATGAACATGTCGGGCCAGACGATCACGCTCGGCACGTGGGCGGCGGGCGCGGGCGGCTTCTTCGCGTTCCTGTCGCCGATCATCGGGTGGCTGGGCACGGCGGTCACCGGCTCTGACACGTCGTCGAACTCGCTGTTCGGCGCGCTTCAGGTAACCGCCGGCAAGCACGCCGGGATCAACCAGGTGCTGCTCGCGGCATCGAACAGCTCCGGAGGGGTGCTCGGCAAGATGGTCTCCCCGCAGAACCTCGCGATCGGGGCCGCCGCGGTGGGCATGGCGGGCCAGGAGGGCACGATCTTCCGCAAGGTGCTCGGCTGGAGCCTGCTGCTCCTGCTGCTCCTGTGCTGCCTGGTGCTGCTGCAGTCCACTGGCGCCCTGTCCTGGATGGTGCCCTGACGGAGCCGGCCAGGCAAAATGACGCGGGCATGGCGCACGACCTGATCGAGAAGCTGCGCGAGGCCTGCGGCCGCGAGAACGTAGTCACACACCCGCACCAGCTGCGCACCTACGAGTCGGACGGGCTACTGCGCTACCGCGTGACCCCGCGCGCGGTGGTGCTGCCCGGCTCCGCGGAGGAGGTGCAGAAGGTGCTGCGCGCCTGCCATGAGGCCGAGGTGCCGTGGGTGGCGCGCGGCTCGGGCACGGGGCTCTCCGGCGGCGCGCTGCCTGTGGAGGAGGGCATCGTGATCTCGGTGAACCGCATGAACCGCGTGCTCGAGGTGGACCTTCCCAACCAGCGGATGGTGGTGGAGCCGGGGGTGACGAACCTCGACGTGTCGAAGGCCGCCGGGCCCACGCACTTCTACCCGCCCGATCCTTCCTCGCAGATCGTGTGCTCGATCGGCGGGAACGTGGCGGAGAACGCTGGCGGCGCCCACTGCTTCAAGTACGGCTTCACCACCAACTACGTGACCGGCCTCGAGCTGGTGCTGCCGGATGGCGAGCTGATCGAGCTGGGCGGCAAGGAGCTCGACCGCCCGGGCTACGACCTGCTCGGAGCCTTCGTGGGCTCCGAGGGGACGCTTGGCATCGCCACCAAGATCACCGTGCGCATAGTGCCGGTGCCGGAGGCTGTGCGCACGCTCGTGGCGTTCTTCGAGCACACCTCGAATGCCGGTCGCGTGGTGTCGGACATCGTGGCGGCGGGCATCGTGCCGGGCGCAATCGAGATGATGGACTCGCTCGCGATCGAGGCAGCTGAGGGAGCGACTCACGCCGGCTACCCGTCGGACGCCGGTGCGGCTCTCGTGGTGGAGCTCGACGGCTCGGAGGCGGAATGCGAGCACCGCTTCAAAGAGGTGGAGAAGCTCTGCGAGGGCAATGGCGCCACGAGCATTCGCGTGGCGCAGGACGAGGACGAGCGGCAGCTGATCTGGAAGGCGCGCAAGGCCGCTTTTGCCGCGATGGGGCGCGTGTCCACGCACTACTACGTGCAGGACGGCGTGATCCCGCGCACGCGCCTGTCCGAGGTGCTCGAGCGCATAGACGAGCTCTCGAAGGAATACGGGATGCCCGTGGCCAACGTCTTCCACGCGGGCGACGGCAACCTGCATCCGCTCGTGTGTTACGACGGCCACACCGAGGGCGAGGCCGAGCGCGCGGAGGAGCTGTCGGGCAAGATCCTCACCGCGTGCGTGGAGGCCGGCGGCTCGATCACCGGCGAGCACGGCGTGGGCTACGACAAGAAGCGCTACATGCCGCGCATGTTTGAGGAGCCCGACTTCGACGCGTTCCAGCGGCTTCGCTGCGCGTTCGACCCGGCGGGCATGGCCAATCCGGGCAAGGTGATGCCAACGCCGCGGCTCTGTGGCGAAGTTCCGGGCCCATACCGGCAGCACCCGCTCGAGGCCGCCGGGATAGCGGAGCGGTTTTGACGGCCGCGGCTGAGCAGATCGCGGAATGCGGAGGCAGAGGGCAGAGCCTGCGGGTCCGGGGCGGGGGCACCAAGTTCGAGTGGGGGACTCCTGCGGGCGATCCGGACGTGGTGGTGAGCACCGCGGAGCTCGACCGGATCGTCGAGCACAACGAGGGCGACCTCACGGCGATCCTCGAGGCGGGCGTGCCGCTCGCGCGTGCGCAGCAGGAGTTCGCTTCGGCCGGGCAGATGCTCGCGCTCGATCCGCCTCTCGGCGCCGGCGCCGGGGCCACGATCGGCGGCGTGATCGCCACGGGCGACTCGGGCCCTCTCCGCCACCGCTACGGCGCGCCGCGCGACCTCGTGCTCGGGATGACGGTGGCGCTGTCCGATGGCACGGTGGCGAAGTCCGGCAGCAGGGTGATCAAGAACGTGGCCGGCTATGACCTGGCCAAGCTCTTCGCCGGCTCGTTCGGCACGCTCGGCCTGATCCTGCAGGTGGTGGTGCGGCTGCACCCGAAGCCGAGCCAGAGCGTGAGCGCCATCGGCCGCTCTGGCGATCCCGACGCGGTGGCGCGGGGAGCCTCCGCTCTCGCGCATGCGTCGCTCGAGAAGGAATGCGTGGACGTGCGCTGGGGAGGAGGCGAGGGAGCTGCGCTCGCGCAGCTCGGCGGCGAGACCGCCGGCGCCCAGGCGGAAGCGGCCGCGCGCATCCTCGCCGACGCGGGGCTCGAGCCGGCGATCGTGGAGGACGACGAGGAGCTGTGGACGGAGCAGCGCAATGGGCAGCGGAGCAGCGACCGAGCGGTGGTTCGCGTGTCCGGGCTTCAGGCCGAGCTGGCGCGGACGATTCGCGTGGTGGAGTCGCTCGGCGGCTCGCTGGTGGGGCGCGCGTCGCTCGGCATCTCGTGGGTCACGCTCGACCCGTCGCGCATAGGCCACCTTCGCCGTGAGCTTGCCCCGTTCCCGTGTGTGGTGCTCGACGCGCCGCGCGAGGTGCGGGCGTCGCTCGACGTGTGGGATGCCGACCCGTCGCCGCTGGCCCAGCGGGTGAAGCATCGCTTCGACCCGGCAGGAGTCTTCGCCCCGGGAACCTTTCCCGTATGAGCACGTTCGACACCATCCGCCCGCCCGAGAAGGAGCTGATCGAGGACTGCGTGCACTGCGGCTTCTGCCTGCCCACCTGCCCGACCTACCACCTCTGGGGCGAGGAGATGGACTCACCGCGCGGGCGGATCGTGCTGATGAGCGAGGCGCGCGAGGGTGCCGACGTGTCGGGCGAGATGGTCACTCACTGGGACCGCTGCCTCGGCTGCATGGCGTGCGTGACGGCCTGCCCATCCGGCGTGCAGTACGACAAGCTGATCGAGGACACGCGCGCCCAGGTGGAGCGCAACCACCCGCGTAGGCCGGGCGACCGTCTCTGGCGGAGCCTCCTGTTCGAGCTCTTCCCGCACCCCACACGGCTGCGCGCGCTCGCGCCGCTGATGGCGCTGTCGCGCAAGCTCGGCGTGCACAGGGTCGCGCGCCGCGGCGGCCCGCTTCCGCGTGCACGGGCGCTCGCGTCGCTCACTCCGGACACGCCGCTGCGCAAGTCGTTCAAGCGCCTGCCCGAGCGCATCGCCGCGCAGGGTGAGAAGCGCGGCACCGTTGGCCTCCTGCAGGGCTGCGTGCAGCGCGTGTTCTTCCACGATGTGAACGTGGCCACCGCGAAGGTGCTGGCCGCCGAGGGCTTCGAGGTGCTTGCGCCGCGCCTCCCGCGCTGCTGCGGCGCTCTTCAGATGCACACCGGCTACGACTCGACCGACCTCGCGCGAGCCACGATCGAGGCGTTCGAGAAGTGCGATTACGTGGTGGCGAACGCGGCCGGCTGCGGCTCGTCCATGAAGGACTACGGGCACCTGCTGCGAGAGGACCCGGCGTGGGCCGAGCGGGCGAAGGCATTCAGCTCCAAGGTGCGCGACGTCACGGAGCTGCTCGCCGCGGCGGGCAGCCGCGCCGAGCGCCATCCGGTGCACATGAAGGTCGCCTACCACGACGCCTGCCACCTCGCCCACGCCCAGGCCGTGCGCGCCCAGCCGCGCGAGCTCCTTCGCGAGATTCCGGGACTCGAGGTGGTCGAGCCCGAAGGTTGGGAGATTTGCTGCGGGTCCGCGGGTATCTACAACCTGTTGAATCCGGAGCCCGCCACCGAGCTGGGGCGCCGGAAAGTGAAGAACCTCGTCGCCGCAGGCGCGGAGACGATCGCCGCCGGCAACCCCGGATGCGCGATCCAGATCGCCGCCGTGAGCGAGCAGATGGGGCAGCCGCTGAGCGTGCTGCACCCGATAGAGCTGATTGAGATGTCGATACAGGGAGGCAGTCGGAATGGCAAGCGTTGACGTGAAGGGCCTTGAGATCCACGCGCCGGTGGATGGGCGCATGGAGGAGGTGCTCACGGAGGAGGCGCTCGAGTTCGTGGCGGGGCTGCACCGCGAGTTCGAGGACACGCGGCAGGAGCTGCTCCAGAAGCGCGCGGAGCGGCGGGCCGACCTCGAGGCCGGCGGCACGCTCGACTTCCTGGAGTCCACCCGCGACATCCGCGAGGACGACAGCTGGGTGGTGGCCGCCGCGCCGACCGACCTCATGGACCGCCGCGTGGAGATCACCGGTCCGACGCAGCGCAAGATGGTGATCAACGCGCTCAACTCGGGCGCGCGCGGCTTCATGGCGGACTTCGAGGACTCGAACTCGCCGACGTGGAAGAACATGATCGAGGGCCACGTGAACCTCACGGACGCGATCGAGGGCACGATCGAGTTCACGCAGGAGGAGGACGGCAAGAAGTACCGCCTGAACGAGGAGGTGGCCACGCTGCTCGTTCGCCCGCGCGGCTGGCACCTGCCGGAGAAGCACCTGACGGTGGACGGCCGGCCGCTCGCCGGCGCGTTCTGCGATTTCGGCTTCTACTTCTTCCACAACTCCCGTCGTCTGCTCGACAAGGGCAGCGGGCCGTACTTCTACCTGCCGAAGATGGAGTCGCACCTCGAGGCGCGCCTTTGGAACGACGTGTTCAACTGGGCGCAGGACCAGCTCGACATCCCGCGCGGCACCGTGCGCGCCACTGTGCTCATCGAGACGGTTCCGGCCGCGTTCGAGATGGACGAGATCCTCTACGAGCTGCGCGAGCACGGCGCGAGCCTCAACGCCGGCCGCTGGGACTACATGTTCTCGATGATCAAGTGCTTCCGCGACCGCGAGGAGTTCGTACTCCCGGACCGCAACAGCGTGACGATGACCGTCCCGTTCATGCGCGCCTACACGGAGCTGCTCGTGAAGACCTGCCACCGCCGCGGCGCGCACGCGATGGGCGGCATGGCGGCGTTCATCCCCTCGCGCACGGACGAGGAGGCGAACGAGAAGGCTCAGGCCAAGCTGCGCGACGACAAGAAGCGCGAGGCCACCGACGGCTTCGACGGCACCTGGGTCGCGCACCCGGACTCGGTGAAGAACGCCACCGCGCAGTTCGACGCGGTGCTTGGCGACAAGCCGAACCAGGTGGACCGCAGGCGCGACGAGGTGAACGTGACCGCGGCGGACCTGCTGAACGTGTCGGCCACCCCCGGCGACATCACCGAGGAGGGCCTGCGCAACGACGTGAACGTGGGCATCCAGTACATCTCCTCCTGGCTGCGCGGCAACGGCGCGGCGGGCATCTACGGGCTGATGGAGGACGCCGCCACCGCGGAGATCGCACGCTCGCAGGTGTGGCAGTGGGTGCGCAATGGCAAGTTCACGCGCGAGGACGTGGAGCGCGCGGCGGACGAGGAGCTGGAGCGCATCCGCAGCGAGATCGGCGACGACGAGTGGTTCGAGAAGCAAGGCCGCCCGAAGGAGTCACGAATGCTCTTCGAGCAGGTGGCACTGGCGGACGACTTCCCGGAGTTCCTCACGCTGCCGGCGTACGACTACCTGCTCGAACACATCGAGCATGGGTCATAGGTCATAGGAAGGGCCCCGATCAGGGCCCTATGCCCTATGCCCTATGCCCTCTATGCCCTTCTAATGCCCCAGCACTCCGTCTAGCGGTACCTCGCCTGCCGGTGGGGCATTCGCATTGTCCTCGTCGTCCACCCAGCGCAACCACTTGTGGAACGCCGATACCTGGCGGCGTGCTTCGCGCAGCCGCAGGTAGACGTCCATCTCACGCGGCGTGCCCAGCGAGCGCTGGTACTCGTCGGTGAGCCGGGCCTGCCTGTTCATCGCGTCCTCGATCCGGCGGATGGCGCGCTGGTGCTCATCCGCGTTCCCGAGTCCGGTGTTGGTCAGGGTCGCCATTTTTTCCTCCCTCAAGGTCGGGGACCCTTCCCTTGGAACGTGCCTAAGTTACTCCGCTTTCCCGGATCACGGAATACCCCAAACGTTGCAGCTCATCGAGCGTCCCGGCCTCGCTCACGGAGGCGAAGTCGAGCAGCCTGATGGCGAAGTCGTCGAGCGCCTTTTGCCCGACCACCGCGTGGCACCACACGCCCGCCTGGCGGCAGCGGGTGGCCACCTCGCCCACCGCCTTGCCCTCCAGCGTCTGCTCGTCGAGCCGGCCCTCGCCGGTGATCACCGCGCGCGACGCACGCATTCGGGCGTCGAAGCCAACCGTGTCGAGCACGTAGGCGGCGCCAGGCACGAGCTTCGCGCGCCTGTACGCGTAGAGCCCGCCTGAGAGCCCACCGGCGGCACCGGACATCGGCACCCCGCGGGGATCGCGCGGCGCCGCGGCCGCGAGCTTGTGGAGCCGTCGCTCCAGCCGCTTGATGGTCTTGGCGTCTGCGCCCTTCTGCGGGCCGAACACGGCGGGTGCGCGCTCGAACGAGGTGCGCACGTCGCACAGCACCTCGAGCTTGGGGTCCACCCCCGCTTCCTCCAGCGCCTCGAGAGCGCCCGCGCCGCCGTCGGTGGTGGCGCTCCCGCCCACCGTCACGAGCACCTCGCTCGCGCCTGCCTCCACCGCCGCCGCGATCAGCTCTCCCGTGCCGCGCGTGGATGCCGCCCAGGCATCGCGTTCCGCTTCGGGCACGAGCCCGAGGCCGCTCGCCTCAGCCGTCTCCACCACCGCGCGCCCGTCCGGCAGAAGCGCGAACCGGGCTTCAACCGGGCGCCCGAGAGGACCGCTCACGGTAGCGGTGCGCACCTCGCCTCCGAGGGTGGCCACGAGCGCGTCCATCGTGCCCTCCCCGCCGTCGCCGATCGGCAGCTCCTCGGCCTCGTCGCCCGCTTCGCGCACGCCTTCGGCGAGCGCGCGCGCAACGTCCACGGCGGAGAGGGTGCCCTTGA
This genomic window contains:
- a CDS encoding glycerate kinase; its protein translation is MILIAPDSFKGTLSAVDVARALAEGVREAGDEAEELPIGDGGEGTMDALVATLGGEVRTATVSGPLGRPVEARFALLPDGRAVVETAEASGLGLVPEAERDAWAASTRGTGELIAAAVEAGASEVLVTVGGSATTDGGAGALEALEEAGVDPKLEVLCDVRTSFERAPAVFGPQKGADAKTIKRLERRLHKLAAAAPRDPRGVPMSGAAGGLSGGLYAYRRAKLVPGAAYVLDTVGFDARMRASRAVITGEGRLDEQTLEGKAVGEVATRCRQAGVWCHAVVGQKALDDFAIRLLDFASVSEAGTLDELQRLGYSVIRESGVT
- a CDS encoding alpha-ketoacid dehydrogenase subunit beta; amino-acid sequence: MRYREALNQALREEMEADERVFIMGEDIGVFQGAFKVTQGLLEQFGEKRVRDTPISENTIVGVGVGSAMAGLRPIVELMTINFSLLALDQIINHAAAIHYMFGGQAKVPLVVRMPQGAGHQLGPTHSHSLEAMYLHVPGLLVAVPSTAADAKGLLKAAIRDDNPVIFIEHEYLYGQRGEVPENGGPMRFGEAAVRRKGSDVTVVGISRMAVTAERAAEQLSHEHELEAEVIDPRTLRPLDLDTILESVKKTNRAVIVEEGWPHGGVGANLAALIQEQAFDYLDAPVARVTGADVPMPYSKPLEQAAFPHEEHVIQACLSLFKDL
- a CDS encoding dihydrolipoamide acetyltransferase family protein; protein product: MASDVMMPRLSDSMEEGTVLKWLVEVGGEVKRGEPLVEIETDKANMTYEADTDGVLIEVLADEGQTLPIGEVIARIGAPGEEAGGGRSEEKEPASEEPEPEPEAETEAGEEEPEEEPEPEREREPAPAASSDGGGGNGRVKASPVARRMAREMGLELSGISGTGPGGRIVKADIEAAAKGGGTAVEEREAPAREEQPERAPAPQPSADGAKGEVRTQELTRLQRTVSRRMAESKATAPEFHLNMEIDMSGCVELRERLKEVAEPAPSFNDMVVKACASALREFPRVNGAYRDGQWELYSRVNVGVAVAAQDTLIVPTIFDADQKSLGMIARDARALIGKVREGNITPPELSGGTFTVSNLGMYGIESFSAVINPPQAAILAVGALKKKPVVDESGRIVARDMMAVTLVCDHRILYGADGAEFLARVRELLEQPLSLAL
- a CDS encoding L-lactate permease; the encoded protein is MYKQVLDPVANSLGWSSLFAALPLITLFVLLGVVRMKAQWAALISLGVSIIVALAVYSMPFGQTFDSAAEGAVFGFYPILWIVINAIWVYNMTRETGHFAILRESFSAVSSDQRVQAVIIAFSFGALMEALAGFGTPVAICSVMLIALGFKPVKAASVALVANTAPVAFGAIAVPITTLATVTGFSTHQLGSMVGRQTPFLAVIVPFILIGMVDGRRGLRQAWPAALVGGTVFAALQFATSNYISVQLTDIVASLGSAAAVVALMQIWHPAEPVPGRFSGPRPAIAGASVHSPALEQDVARRQAQGTPPGEVVRAYAPYVIIIAVFAIAQIGPVKSALGSVTKEFSWPGLHILNSKGEAPKSETFKFDWLQSAGTLMLISGLLAMPILRIGPARALRVYGATLNQLKWAIVTVMSVLSLAYVMNMSGQTITLGTWAAGAGGFFAFLSPIIGWLGTAVTGSDTSSNSLFGALQVTAGKHAGINQVLLAASNSSGGVLGKMVSPQNLAIGAAAVGMAGQEGTIFRKVLGWSLLLLLLLCCLVLLQSTGALSWMVP
- a CDS encoding heterodisulfide reductase-related iron-sulfur binding cluster; the encoded protein is MSTFDTIRPPEKELIEDCVHCGFCLPTCPTYHLWGEEMDSPRGRIVLMSEAREGADVSGEMVTHWDRCLGCMACVTACPSGVQYDKLIEDTRAQVERNHPRRPGDRLWRSLLFELFPHPTRLRALAPLMALSRKLGVHRVARRGGPLPRARALASLTPDTPLRKSFKRLPERIAAQGEKRGTVGLLQGCVQRVFFHDVNVATAKVLAAEGFEVLAPRLPRCCGALQMHTGYDSTDLARATIEAFEKCDYVVANAAGCGSSMKDYGHLLREDPAWAERAKAFSSKVRDVTELLAAAGSRAERHPVHMKVAYHDACHLAHAQAVRAQPRELLREIPGLEVVEPEGWEICCGSAGIYNLLNPEPATELGRRKVKNLVAAGAETIAAGNPGCAIQIAAVSEQMGQPLSVLHPIELIEMSIQGGSRNGKR
- a CDS encoding FAD-linked oxidase C-terminal domain-containing protein, coding for MAHDLIEKLREACGRENVVTHPHQLRTYESDGLLRYRVTPRAVVLPGSAEEVQKVLRACHEAEVPWVARGSGTGLSGGALPVEEGIVISVNRMNRVLEVDLPNQRMVVEPGVTNLDVSKAAGPTHFYPPDPSSQIVCSIGGNVAENAGGAHCFKYGFTTNYVTGLELVLPDGELIELGGKELDRPGYDLLGAFVGSEGTLGIATKITVRIVPVPEAVRTLVAFFEHTSNAGRVVSDIVAAGIVPGAIEMMDSLAIEAAEGATHAGYPSDAGAALVVELDGSEAECEHRFKEVEKLCEGNGATSIRVAQDEDERQLIWKARKAAFAAMGRVSTHYYVQDGVIPRTRLSEVLERIDELSKEYGMPVANVFHAGDGNLHPLVCYDGHTEGEAERAEELSGKILTACVEAGGSITGEHGVGYDKKRYMPRMFEEPDFDAFQRLRCAFDPAGMANPGKVMPTPRLCGEVPGPYRQHPLEAAGIAERF
- the aceB gene encoding malate synthase A → MASVDVKGLEIHAPVDGRMEEVLTEEALEFVAGLHREFEDTRQELLQKRAERRADLEAGGTLDFLESTRDIREDDSWVVAAAPTDLMDRRVEITGPTQRKMVINALNSGARGFMADFEDSNSPTWKNMIEGHVNLTDAIEGTIEFTQEEDGKKYRLNEEVATLLVRPRGWHLPEKHLTVDGRPLAGAFCDFGFYFFHNSRRLLDKGSGPYFYLPKMESHLEARLWNDVFNWAQDQLDIPRGTVRATVLIETVPAAFEMDEILYELREHGASLNAGRWDYMFSMIKCFRDREEFVLPDRNSVTMTVPFMRAYTELLVKTCHRRGAHAMGGMAAFIPSRTDEEANEKAQAKLRDDKKREATDGFDGTWVAHPDSVKNATAQFDAVLGDKPNQVDRRRDEVNVTAADLLNVSATPGDITEEGLRNDVNVGIQYISSWLRGNGAAGIYGLMEDAATAEIARSQVWQWVRNGKFTREDVERAADEELERIRSEIGDDEWFEKQGRPKESRMLFEQVALADDFPEFLTLPAYDYLLEHIEHGS
- a CDS encoding FAD-binding oxidoreductase, whose amino-acid sequence is MTAAAEQIAECGGRGQSLRVRGGGTKFEWGTPAGDPDVVVSTAELDRIVEHNEGDLTAILEAGVPLARAQQEFASAGQMLALDPPLGAGAGATIGGVIATGDSGPLRHRYGAPRDLVLGMTVALSDGTVAKSGSRVIKNVAGYDLAKLFAGSFGTLGLILQVVVRLHPKPSQSVSAIGRSGDPDAVARGASALAHASLEKECVDVRWGGGEGAALAQLGGETAGAQAEAAARILADAGLEPAIVEDDEELWTEQRNGQRSSDRAVVRVSGLQAELARTIRVVESLGGSLVGRASLGISWVTLDPSRIGHLRRELAPFPCVVLDAPREVRASLDVWDADPSPLAQRVKHRFDPAGVFAPGTFPV